The following are encoded together in the Vigna unguiculata cultivar IT97K-499-35 chromosome 2, ASM411807v1, whole genome shotgun sequence genome:
- the LOC114173788 gene encoding glutamate receptor 3.6-like isoform X1 — MHRCHLPFCESIRHAPYPTMNKVWPLVFMVLSIGCFSNGSGRQNSTVPDFVNIGALFSYNTSVGRTIKIALEAAFEDINSDPTILGRTKLNLSMQEDSKYRGFLSIAEVLQVMARQTVAIIGPHSSVTAHVITHIANELQVPLLSFTAFDPTLSSLQFPFFIRTCHSDLYQMTAIADLVDYYGWKDVIAVFPDDDNGRNGISTLGDKLAERRCKISYKAALSPQASMEEISNVLVQVALAESRIIVVHGNTQLGPQVFTVAKNLGMMGTGYVWIATAFLSALLDINYPLSPDSMDEIQGVLTPRIYTPNSERRRSFVSRWKNLTSGNTANVKLGLSFLPLYAYDTVYALAHALDAFFKEGNRITFSTDSKLSNIHGNNLNLEALKIFNEGNLLRRKIYEVNMTGVSGPFKYASDRNLANPAYEIINVIGTGTRRIGYWSNHSGLSVVPPETLYSKPANLPRKNQKLFPVIWPGNTDERPRGWVFPNNGRLLKIGVPRGVSYQEFVSQIKGTDMFEGFCIDVFLAAVNLLPYAVPYRFISYGDGKNNPSMTELVRLITTGEFDGAVGDIAITTERTRMVDFTQPYIESGLVVVAPIGQAESNALAFLAPFTPKMWFVTAAFFILVGAVVWILEHRVNDEFRGPPKKQVVTVLWFSFSTMFFSHRENTVSTLGRVVLIIWLFVVLIINSSYTASLTSILTVQQLYSPIKGIESLVNSKVPIGYTQGSFAKNYLVQEIHIEESRLVPLTTPEEIAKALKNGPENGGVAAYIDERAYTDIFLSSRCDLTVVGQEFTRNGWGFAFPRDSPLAVDLSTAILQMIDNGDLQRIHDKWLLSSACLSQGAKLEVERLQLRSFWGLYAICGVACLLALFMYLIQILRQYQKHHSEEPESIDGQSLGSSSRSSRLKTFLSFADEKEETVKSRSKRRKMERISYRSTEGSTSISSNKEIASRRSEYASELL, encoded by the exons ATGCATAGGTGCCACCTCCCTTTTTGTGAATCTATCAGGCAT GCTCCTTATCCAACCATGAATAAAGTTTGGCCCTTGGTTTTCATGGTTCTTTCCATTGGATGCTTTTCGAATGGGAGTGGAAGGCAAAATTCCACAGTACCAGATTTTGTAAATATTGGGGCACTCTTCTCTTACAATACCAGTGTTGGTAGAACTATAAAAATTGCATTAGAAGCTGCGTTTGAAGATATAAATTCTGATCCAACTATTCTTGGTAGAACCAAGCTAAACCTCTCTATGCAAGAAGATTCTAAGTACAGAGGTTTCCTGAGCATTGCCGAGG TTTTGCAGGTCATGGCAAGACAGACGGTGGCGATAATAGGCCCACATAGTTCTGTAACAGCTCATGTCATAACTCATATTGCAAATGAGCTTCAAGTTCCTCTTCTGTCATTTACAGCTTTTGACCCTACTCTTTCTTCGCTTCAATTCCCATTCTTTATTAGAACTTGCCATAGTGATCTTTATCAAATGACTGCAATAGCAGACCTTGTTGACTACTATGGCTGGAAAGATGTTATCGCAGTCTTTCCTGATGATGATAATGGTAGAAATGGAATTAGCACATTAGGAGATAAGCTTGCAGAGAGGCGTTGCAAGATATCATATAAAGCAGCTTTGAGTCCCCAAGCATCTATGGAAGAGATTAGTAATGTGCTTGTGCAGGTGGCTCTGGCAGAATCACGGATAATAGTTGTTCATGGCAATACTCAACTTGGCCCTCAGGTGTTCACAGTTGCAAAGAATCTTGGGATGATGGGAACTGGTTATGTCTGGATAGCCACTGCTTTTCTCTCTGCTCTGCTTGATATCAACTATCCCCTCTCTCCCGATTCAATGGATGAAATTCAAGGAGTTCTTACACCACGTATCTACACGCCAAATTCAGAGCGCAGAAGAAGTTTTGTTTCTAGGTGGAAAAACTTGACCAGTGGAAATACTGCCAATGTCAAACTTGGATTGAGTTTTCTACCTCTCTATGCATATGACACTGTTTATGCACTTGCTCATGCTCTTGATGCATTTTTCAAAGAAGGTAACCGGATTACATTCTCAACTGATTCAAAGCTGTCTAACATACATGGAAACAACTTGAATCTTGAGGCCTTGAAAATCTTTAATGAAGGAAATCTGTTACGTAGAAAGATCTATGAGGTAAACATGACTGGTGTGTCAGGTCCATTCAAGTATGCATCCGATAGAAACCTTGCTAATCCTGCATATGAAATCATTAATGTGATTGGAACAGGAACTCGAAGGATTGGTTATTGGTCTAATCACTCTGGTTTATCAGTTGTTCCTCCAGAAACTCTTTATTCGAAACCAGCCAATCTGCCCAGGAAAAATCAAAAGCTGTTTCCTGTGATTTGGCCTGGAAACACAGATGAAAGACCTCGTGGTTGGGTTTTTCCAAACAATGGAAGGCTCTTAAAGATTGGAGTACCAAGAGGTGTTAGTTACCAGGAGTTTGTCTCACAGATAAAAGGCACTGACATGTTTGAGGGATTCTGCATTGATGTATTTCTTGCTGCAGTGAATCTGTTGCCTTATGCTGTCCCCTACAGGTTCATCTCATACGGGGATGGTAAGAACAATCCTAGTATGACTGAGCTTGTCCGTCTGATCACAACGGGT GAATTTGATGGTGCAGTAGGTGACATTGCAATTACTACAGAAAGAACAAGGATGGTGGATTTTACTCAGCCATATATTGAGTCTGGTCTTGTGGTAGTAGCACCCATTGGGCAGGCAGAATCCAATGCTTTGGCCTTTTTGGCCCCTTTTACACCAAAGATGTGGTTTGTGACAGCTGCCTTTTTCATATTAGTGGGAGCTGTTGTTTGGATTTTGGAGCATAGGGTGAATGATGAATTTAGAGGACCACCCAAAAAGCAAGTAGTCACCGTTTTATG GTTTAGTTTTTCAACAATGTTCTTTTCCCACA GGGAAAATACAGTGAGCACACTTGGTCGTGTAGTGTTGATTATATGGTTATTTGTAGTTCTTATAATTAACTCAAGTTATACGGCAAGTCTGACCTCAATCCTCACAGTGCAACAACTTTATTCTCCCATTAAAGGCATTGAAAGTCTAGTAAACAGCAAAGTGCCTATCGGCTACACGCAGGGTTCTTTTGCAAAAAACTACTTAGTTCAGGAAATTCATATTGAGGAGTCTAGGCTAGTTCCTCTGACAACACCAGAAGAAATTGCTAAAGCACTGAAAAATGGTCCCGAAAATGGGGGTGTTGCTGCTTACATTGACGAGCGTGCCTACACTGACATCTTCCTCTCCAGCCGTTGTGATTTAACTGTCGTAGGTCAGGAGTTCACCAGAAATGGTTGGGGATTT GCGTTTCCACGGGACTCGCCATTAGCAGTTGATTTGTCAACTGCCATATTGCAGATGATAGATAATGGAGATTTGCAAAGGATCCATGACAAGTGGCTTTTGAGTAGTGCTTGCTTATCACAAGGGGCAAAGCTTGAAGTGGAAAGACTCCAACTTAGAAGCTTTTGGGGGCTCTATGCGATCTGTGGAGTTGCGTGCTTGCTTGCACTCTTCATGTATCTTATACAGATTTTGAGGCAATACCAGAAGCACCACTCAGAGGAACCCGAGTCCATTGACGGCCAAAGCTTAGGATCATCATCAAGATCTTCACGTCTCAAGACTTTCCTTTCATTTGCAGATGAGAAAGAAGAGACTGTGAAGAGCCGCtccaagagaagaaaaatggaGAGGATCTCATACCGAAGCACTGAAGGAAGCACATCCATCAGCTCCAATAAGGAAATTGCTTCACGCAGAAGTGAATATGCTAGTGAACTATTATGA
- the LOC114173788 gene encoding glutamate receptor 3.6-like isoform X2 codes for MNKVWPLVFMVLSIGCFSNGSGRQNSTVPDFVNIGALFSYNTSVGRTIKIALEAAFEDINSDPTILGRTKLNLSMQEDSKYRGFLSIAEVLQVMARQTVAIIGPHSSVTAHVITHIANELQVPLLSFTAFDPTLSSLQFPFFIRTCHSDLYQMTAIADLVDYYGWKDVIAVFPDDDNGRNGISTLGDKLAERRCKISYKAALSPQASMEEISNVLVQVALAESRIIVVHGNTQLGPQVFTVAKNLGMMGTGYVWIATAFLSALLDINYPLSPDSMDEIQGVLTPRIYTPNSERRRSFVSRWKNLTSGNTANVKLGLSFLPLYAYDTVYALAHALDAFFKEGNRITFSTDSKLSNIHGNNLNLEALKIFNEGNLLRRKIYEVNMTGVSGPFKYASDRNLANPAYEIINVIGTGTRRIGYWSNHSGLSVVPPETLYSKPANLPRKNQKLFPVIWPGNTDERPRGWVFPNNGRLLKIGVPRGVSYQEFVSQIKGTDMFEGFCIDVFLAAVNLLPYAVPYRFISYGDGKNNPSMTELVRLITTGEFDGAVGDIAITTERTRMVDFTQPYIESGLVVVAPIGQAESNALAFLAPFTPKMWFVTAAFFILVGAVVWILEHRVNDEFRGPPKKQVVTVLWFSFSTMFFSHRENTVSTLGRVVLIIWLFVVLIINSSYTASLTSILTVQQLYSPIKGIESLVNSKVPIGYTQGSFAKNYLVQEIHIEESRLVPLTTPEEIAKALKNGPENGGVAAYIDERAYTDIFLSSRCDLTVVGQEFTRNGWGFAFPRDSPLAVDLSTAILQMIDNGDLQRIHDKWLLSSACLSQGAKLEVERLQLRSFWGLYAICGVACLLALFMYLIQILRQYQKHHSEEPESIDGQSLGSSSRSSRLKTFLSFADEKEETVKSRSKRRKMERISYRSTEGSTSISSNKEIASRRSEYASELL; via the exons ATGAATAAAGTTTGGCCCTTGGTTTTCATGGTTCTTTCCATTGGATGCTTTTCGAATGGGAGTGGAAGGCAAAATTCCACAGTACCAGATTTTGTAAATATTGGGGCACTCTTCTCTTACAATACCAGTGTTGGTAGAACTATAAAAATTGCATTAGAAGCTGCGTTTGAAGATATAAATTCTGATCCAACTATTCTTGGTAGAACCAAGCTAAACCTCTCTATGCAAGAAGATTCTAAGTACAGAGGTTTCCTGAGCATTGCCGAGG TTTTGCAGGTCATGGCAAGACAGACGGTGGCGATAATAGGCCCACATAGTTCTGTAACAGCTCATGTCATAACTCATATTGCAAATGAGCTTCAAGTTCCTCTTCTGTCATTTACAGCTTTTGACCCTACTCTTTCTTCGCTTCAATTCCCATTCTTTATTAGAACTTGCCATAGTGATCTTTATCAAATGACTGCAATAGCAGACCTTGTTGACTACTATGGCTGGAAAGATGTTATCGCAGTCTTTCCTGATGATGATAATGGTAGAAATGGAATTAGCACATTAGGAGATAAGCTTGCAGAGAGGCGTTGCAAGATATCATATAAAGCAGCTTTGAGTCCCCAAGCATCTATGGAAGAGATTAGTAATGTGCTTGTGCAGGTGGCTCTGGCAGAATCACGGATAATAGTTGTTCATGGCAATACTCAACTTGGCCCTCAGGTGTTCACAGTTGCAAAGAATCTTGGGATGATGGGAACTGGTTATGTCTGGATAGCCACTGCTTTTCTCTCTGCTCTGCTTGATATCAACTATCCCCTCTCTCCCGATTCAATGGATGAAATTCAAGGAGTTCTTACACCACGTATCTACACGCCAAATTCAGAGCGCAGAAGAAGTTTTGTTTCTAGGTGGAAAAACTTGACCAGTGGAAATACTGCCAATGTCAAACTTGGATTGAGTTTTCTACCTCTCTATGCATATGACACTGTTTATGCACTTGCTCATGCTCTTGATGCATTTTTCAAAGAAGGTAACCGGATTACATTCTCAACTGATTCAAAGCTGTCTAACATACATGGAAACAACTTGAATCTTGAGGCCTTGAAAATCTTTAATGAAGGAAATCTGTTACGTAGAAAGATCTATGAGGTAAACATGACTGGTGTGTCAGGTCCATTCAAGTATGCATCCGATAGAAACCTTGCTAATCCTGCATATGAAATCATTAATGTGATTGGAACAGGAACTCGAAGGATTGGTTATTGGTCTAATCACTCTGGTTTATCAGTTGTTCCTCCAGAAACTCTTTATTCGAAACCAGCCAATCTGCCCAGGAAAAATCAAAAGCTGTTTCCTGTGATTTGGCCTGGAAACACAGATGAAAGACCTCGTGGTTGGGTTTTTCCAAACAATGGAAGGCTCTTAAAGATTGGAGTACCAAGAGGTGTTAGTTACCAGGAGTTTGTCTCACAGATAAAAGGCACTGACATGTTTGAGGGATTCTGCATTGATGTATTTCTTGCTGCAGTGAATCTGTTGCCTTATGCTGTCCCCTACAGGTTCATCTCATACGGGGATGGTAAGAACAATCCTAGTATGACTGAGCTTGTCCGTCTGATCACAACGGGT GAATTTGATGGTGCAGTAGGTGACATTGCAATTACTACAGAAAGAACAAGGATGGTGGATTTTACTCAGCCATATATTGAGTCTGGTCTTGTGGTAGTAGCACCCATTGGGCAGGCAGAATCCAATGCTTTGGCCTTTTTGGCCCCTTTTACACCAAAGATGTGGTTTGTGACAGCTGCCTTTTTCATATTAGTGGGAGCTGTTGTTTGGATTTTGGAGCATAGGGTGAATGATGAATTTAGAGGACCACCCAAAAAGCAAGTAGTCACCGTTTTATG GTTTAGTTTTTCAACAATGTTCTTTTCCCACA GGGAAAATACAGTGAGCACACTTGGTCGTGTAGTGTTGATTATATGGTTATTTGTAGTTCTTATAATTAACTCAAGTTATACGGCAAGTCTGACCTCAATCCTCACAGTGCAACAACTTTATTCTCCCATTAAAGGCATTGAAAGTCTAGTAAACAGCAAAGTGCCTATCGGCTACACGCAGGGTTCTTTTGCAAAAAACTACTTAGTTCAGGAAATTCATATTGAGGAGTCTAGGCTAGTTCCTCTGACAACACCAGAAGAAATTGCTAAAGCACTGAAAAATGGTCCCGAAAATGGGGGTGTTGCTGCTTACATTGACGAGCGTGCCTACACTGACATCTTCCTCTCCAGCCGTTGTGATTTAACTGTCGTAGGTCAGGAGTTCACCAGAAATGGTTGGGGATTT GCGTTTCCACGGGACTCGCCATTAGCAGTTGATTTGTCAACTGCCATATTGCAGATGATAGATAATGGAGATTTGCAAAGGATCCATGACAAGTGGCTTTTGAGTAGTGCTTGCTTATCACAAGGGGCAAAGCTTGAAGTGGAAAGACTCCAACTTAGAAGCTTTTGGGGGCTCTATGCGATCTGTGGAGTTGCGTGCTTGCTTGCACTCTTCATGTATCTTATACAGATTTTGAGGCAATACCAGAAGCACCACTCAGAGGAACCCGAGTCCATTGACGGCCAAAGCTTAGGATCATCATCAAGATCTTCACGTCTCAAGACTTTCCTTTCATTTGCAGATGAGAAAGAAGAGACTGTGAAGAGCCGCtccaagagaagaaaaatggaGAGGATCTCATACCGAAGCACTGAAGGAAGCACATCCATCAGCTCCAATAAGGAAATTGCTTCACGCAGAAGTGAATATGCTAGTGAACTATTATGA
- the LOC114173788 gene encoding glutamate receptor 3.6-like isoform X3: protein MARQTVAIIGPHSSVTAHVITHIANELQVPLLSFTAFDPTLSSLQFPFFIRTCHSDLYQMTAIADLVDYYGWKDVIAVFPDDDNGRNGISTLGDKLAERRCKISYKAALSPQASMEEISNVLVQVALAESRIIVVHGNTQLGPQVFTVAKNLGMMGTGYVWIATAFLSALLDINYPLSPDSMDEIQGVLTPRIYTPNSERRRSFVSRWKNLTSGNTANVKLGLSFLPLYAYDTVYALAHALDAFFKEGNRITFSTDSKLSNIHGNNLNLEALKIFNEGNLLRRKIYEVNMTGVSGPFKYASDRNLANPAYEIINVIGTGTRRIGYWSNHSGLSVVPPETLYSKPANLPRKNQKLFPVIWPGNTDERPRGWVFPNNGRLLKIGVPRGVSYQEFVSQIKGTDMFEGFCIDVFLAAVNLLPYAVPYRFISYGDGKNNPSMTELVRLITTGEFDGAVGDIAITTERTRMVDFTQPYIESGLVVVAPIGQAESNALAFLAPFTPKMWFVTAAFFILVGAVVWILEHRVNDEFRGPPKKQVVTVLWFSFSTMFFSHRENTVSTLGRVVLIIWLFVVLIINSSYTASLTSILTVQQLYSPIKGIESLVNSKVPIGYTQGSFAKNYLVQEIHIEESRLVPLTTPEEIAKALKNGPENGGVAAYIDERAYTDIFLSSRCDLTVVGQEFTRNGWGFAFPRDSPLAVDLSTAILQMIDNGDLQRIHDKWLLSSACLSQGAKLEVERLQLRSFWGLYAICGVACLLALFMYLIQILRQYQKHHSEEPESIDGQSLGSSSRSSRLKTFLSFADEKEETVKSRSKRRKMERISYRSTEGSTSISSNKEIASRRSEYASELL from the exons ATGGCAAGACAGACGGTGGCGATAATAGGCCCACATAGTTCTGTAACAGCTCATGTCATAACTCATATTGCAAATGAGCTTCAAGTTCCTCTTCTGTCATTTACAGCTTTTGACCCTACTCTTTCTTCGCTTCAATTCCCATTCTTTATTAGAACTTGCCATAGTGATCTTTATCAAATGACTGCAATAGCAGACCTTGTTGACTACTATGGCTGGAAAGATGTTATCGCAGTCTTTCCTGATGATGATAATGGTAGAAATGGAATTAGCACATTAGGAGATAAGCTTGCAGAGAGGCGTTGCAAGATATCATATAAAGCAGCTTTGAGTCCCCAAGCATCTATGGAAGAGATTAGTAATGTGCTTGTGCAGGTGGCTCTGGCAGAATCACGGATAATAGTTGTTCATGGCAATACTCAACTTGGCCCTCAGGTGTTCACAGTTGCAAAGAATCTTGGGATGATGGGAACTGGTTATGTCTGGATAGCCACTGCTTTTCTCTCTGCTCTGCTTGATATCAACTATCCCCTCTCTCCCGATTCAATGGATGAAATTCAAGGAGTTCTTACACCACGTATCTACACGCCAAATTCAGAGCGCAGAAGAAGTTTTGTTTCTAGGTGGAAAAACTTGACCAGTGGAAATACTGCCAATGTCAAACTTGGATTGAGTTTTCTACCTCTCTATGCATATGACACTGTTTATGCACTTGCTCATGCTCTTGATGCATTTTTCAAAGAAGGTAACCGGATTACATTCTCAACTGATTCAAAGCTGTCTAACATACATGGAAACAACTTGAATCTTGAGGCCTTGAAAATCTTTAATGAAGGAAATCTGTTACGTAGAAAGATCTATGAGGTAAACATGACTGGTGTGTCAGGTCCATTCAAGTATGCATCCGATAGAAACCTTGCTAATCCTGCATATGAAATCATTAATGTGATTGGAACAGGAACTCGAAGGATTGGTTATTGGTCTAATCACTCTGGTTTATCAGTTGTTCCTCCAGAAACTCTTTATTCGAAACCAGCCAATCTGCCCAGGAAAAATCAAAAGCTGTTTCCTGTGATTTGGCCTGGAAACACAGATGAAAGACCTCGTGGTTGGGTTTTTCCAAACAATGGAAGGCTCTTAAAGATTGGAGTACCAAGAGGTGTTAGTTACCAGGAGTTTGTCTCACAGATAAAAGGCACTGACATGTTTGAGGGATTCTGCATTGATGTATTTCTTGCTGCAGTGAATCTGTTGCCTTATGCTGTCCCCTACAGGTTCATCTCATACGGGGATGGTAAGAACAATCCTAGTATGACTGAGCTTGTCCGTCTGATCACAACGGGT GAATTTGATGGTGCAGTAGGTGACATTGCAATTACTACAGAAAGAACAAGGATGGTGGATTTTACTCAGCCATATATTGAGTCTGGTCTTGTGGTAGTAGCACCCATTGGGCAGGCAGAATCCAATGCTTTGGCCTTTTTGGCCCCTTTTACACCAAAGATGTGGTTTGTGACAGCTGCCTTTTTCATATTAGTGGGAGCTGTTGTTTGGATTTTGGAGCATAGGGTGAATGATGAATTTAGAGGACCACCCAAAAAGCAAGTAGTCACCGTTTTATG GTTTAGTTTTTCAACAATGTTCTTTTCCCACA GGGAAAATACAGTGAGCACACTTGGTCGTGTAGTGTTGATTATATGGTTATTTGTAGTTCTTATAATTAACTCAAGTTATACGGCAAGTCTGACCTCAATCCTCACAGTGCAACAACTTTATTCTCCCATTAAAGGCATTGAAAGTCTAGTAAACAGCAAAGTGCCTATCGGCTACACGCAGGGTTCTTTTGCAAAAAACTACTTAGTTCAGGAAATTCATATTGAGGAGTCTAGGCTAGTTCCTCTGACAACACCAGAAGAAATTGCTAAAGCACTGAAAAATGGTCCCGAAAATGGGGGTGTTGCTGCTTACATTGACGAGCGTGCCTACACTGACATCTTCCTCTCCAGCCGTTGTGATTTAACTGTCGTAGGTCAGGAGTTCACCAGAAATGGTTGGGGATTT GCGTTTCCACGGGACTCGCCATTAGCAGTTGATTTGTCAACTGCCATATTGCAGATGATAGATAATGGAGATTTGCAAAGGATCCATGACAAGTGGCTTTTGAGTAGTGCTTGCTTATCACAAGGGGCAAAGCTTGAAGTGGAAAGACTCCAACTTAGAAGCTTTTGGGGGCTCTATGCGATCTGTGGAGTTGCGTGCTTGCTTGCACTCTTCATGTATCTTATACAGATTTTGAGGCAATACCAGAAGCACCACTCAGAGGAACCCGAGTCCATTGACGGCCAAAGCTTAGGATCATCATCAAGATCTTCACGTCTCAAGACTTTCCTTTCATTTGCAGATGAGAAAGAAGAGACTGTGAAGAGCCGCtccaagagaagaaaaatggaGAGGATCTCATACCGAAGCACTGAAGGAAGCACATCCATCAGCTCCAATAAGGAAATTGCTTCACGCAGAAGTGAATATGCTAGTGAACTATTATGA
- the LOC114171897 gene encoding probable protein phosphatase 2C 47, with product MSGVGGGCPCPRGGTDGSMEDPNGDTVGNLNQNAAKPPRDHSVMRHFSSSSWSAEPESNISITGLKSSTEKKSDFPLEIRSGSYSDKGPKQYMEDEFICIDSLSECDGLGANLPSPAAFYGVFDGHGGVDAAAFTRKNILKFIVQDAHFPSNIKKAIKSAFVKADLAFRDASSLDSSSGTTALIALTLGSSMLIANAGDSRAVLGKRGRAVELSKDHKPNCTSERLRIEKLGGVIYDGYLNGQLSVARALGDWHIKGSKGSKSPLSSEPELADMVLSEEDEFLIMGCDGLWDVMSSQCAVTMVRKEMMQHNDPNKCAKVLVTEALQRNTCDNLTVVIVCFSKDPPPKIEIPRSYRRRSISAEGLDLLKGVLNGR from the exons ATgagtggtgttggtggtggaTGCCCCTGCCCCAGGGGTGGTACTGATGGTTCCATGGAGGATCCCAATGGGGATACGGTGGGGAATTTGAATCAGAATGCAGCGAAGCCTCCGAGGGACCATTCTGTTATGCGACATTTCAGCAGCTCTTCTTGGTCTGCAGAACCG GAATCAAATATTAGTATTACTGGACTTAAATCAAGCACAGAAAAAAAATCAGACTTTCCACTTGAAATTCGATCTGGAAGCTATTCTGATAAAGGACCAAAGCAGTACATGGAGGATGAATTCATATGCATTGATAGTCTTAGTGAATGTGACGGTCTAGGAGCAAACCTTCCTTCTCCTGCAGCATTTTACGGG GTATTTGATGGACATGGTGGCGTTGATGCAGCAGCATTTACAAGAAAGAACATCCTCAAGTTTATAGTTCAAGATGCTCATTTCCCATCTAACATTAAGAAAGCAATTAAGAGTGCATTTGTGAAGGCTGATCTTGCTTTTAGAGATGCGAGTTCTCTTGATAGCTCTTCAGGCACCACAGCTCTGATAGCCCTAACGTTGGGAAG TTCCATGCTGATTGCCAATGCAGGAGATTCTCGTGCTGTGTTGGGCAAACGAGGCAGAGCAGTTGAACTTTCCAAAGACCATAAACCAAATTGCACTTCTGAAAGATTAAGAATTGAAAAACTTGGTGGAGTGATCTACGATGGATACCTGAATGGCCAACTATCAGTGGCTCGTGCTCTTGGAGATTGGCACATAAAAGGCAGCAAAGGTTCTAAGAGTCCTTTAAGCTCGGAGCCAGAACTTGCTGATATGGTGCTGAGTGAAGAGGACGAGTTTTTGATAATGGGGTGTGATGGATTGTGGGATGTGATGAGCAGCCAGTGTGCTGTGACAATGGTGAGGAAGGAGATGATGCAGCATAATGATCCGAACAAATGTGCAAAAGTACTTGTTACTGAGGCCCTTCAACGCAACACTTGTGACAACCTCACAGTTGTGATTGTGTGTTTCTCCAAAGATCcacctcctaaaattgaaattccTAGATCATATAGGAGGAGGAGTATTTCTGCTGAGGGCCTTGATCTTCTCAAGGGTGTTTTGAATGGTAGATGA